The Paenibacillus sophorae genome has a segment encoding these proteins:
- a CDS encoding glycosyltransferase family 2 protein — MRIGIHPKPAGRSTSPSSRRRNALPGPASPRKLRERNGMKSAGSSKSQRTSLRTSPGTGAATVGRAAGRSAGSRPGRAAGRPYVRTARRALWTPPALHGKLSVIITACNEEKTLRSVLREAERLMPEEIIVVLNGCVDNSFRRARQCGRAIVVHCPDAVGHDVGRAIGSKLSQGDIMLFLDGDLPIPAPSLFPFVAAVDRGTDVALNDLNPLLPIFGKCDSVTHCKMFLNMALGREDLGAGSMTAVPHALSRRMLELIGPQALSVPPKAQAAAVLEKLRVENAGTVNVIKRNRIRKGNTGAGNNVEQMIIGDHAEALAEVLARGAADLLWKENGPDSRRILAAWRNGI; from the coding sequence ATGAGAATTGGAATTCATCCGAAACCTGCGGGCAGGTCCACATCCCCCTCTTCCCGCCGGAGAAACGCCCTCCCGGGACCGGCGAGCCCGCGAAAGCTTCGGGAAAGAAATGGCATGAAGAGCGCCGGATCGTCGAAATCGCAGCGGACCTCCTTAAGGACCTCCCCGGGTACGGGTGCAGCAACCGTCGGAAGAGCCGCTGGAAGATCGGCCGGAAGCCGCCCTGGAAGAGCCGCAGGCCGTCCCTACGTAAGAACCGCCCGCAGAGCCTTATGGACTCCGCCGGCGCTGCATGGAAAGCTGTCGGTCATCATTACCGCCTGCAATGAGGAGAAGACCCTGAGGTCTGTACTGCGAGAAGCGGAACGGCTCATGCCGGAGGAGATTATCGTTGTGCTCAATGGCTGCGTCGATAACAGCTTCCGGCGGGCGCGGCAGTGCGGCAGGGCAATTGTCGTCCATTGTCCTGATGCGGTCGGACATGATGTGGGGCGGGCGATCGGCTCGAAGCTCAGCCAGGGCGATATTATGCTGTTTCTCGATGGCGATCTGCCCATTCCCGCTCCGTCGCTCTTTCCATTCGTTGCCGCTGTGGACCGGGGAACGGATGTGGCGCTCAATGATCTGAATCCGCTGCTTCCCATATTCGGAAAATGCGACAGCGTGACGCATTGCAAAATGTTTCTGAACATGGCGCTTGGCAGGGAAGACTTGGGAGCCGGGTCCATGACCGCCGTGCCTCATGCTCTGTCCCGCAGAATGCTGGAGCTTATCGGACCCCAGGCGCTGTCGGTGCCGCCCAAGGCGCAGGCAGCCGCCGTTCTTGAGAAGCTGCGCGTAGAGAATGCGGGCACAGTCAACGTAATCAAACGGAACAGAATACGAAAAGGGAATACGGGGGCGGGAAACAACGTGGAACAAATGATTATCGGCGATCATGCCGAGGCGCTGGCGGAAGTGCTCGCCCGTGGCGCGGCAGATCTGCTCTGGAAAGAGAACGGACCGGACAGCCGACGCATTCTTGCGGCTTGGAGGAACGGAATATGA
- a CDS encoding glycosyltransferase family 2 protein, with translation MTQTSIIIPTFNGLSHLRTCVDAIRRYTAEPYELIVVDNASSDGTAKYCRSERITFISLPANAGFPSACNRGLQLASGDELLLLNNDVIVSKNWLANLKTALYSSPNTGIVGPVTNYASGRQQVDTRYADIAGFHAAAETANIPDPSKWSETKRLVGLCFLFKREVLGKVGLLDERYSPGHYEDDDYCMRARLHGYRLLIAGDCLVHHEGSASFKEVYRSGWGELIERNRRLYIEKWGIDPQQFI, from the coding sequence ATGACACAGACCAGCATTATTATTCCTACCTTCAACGGACTGAGCCACTTGCGGACCTGCGTTGATGCAATCCGCCGATATACGGCAGAACCTTACGAACTGATTGTCGTGGATAACGCCTCAAGCGATGGAACGGCTAAATACTGCCGCAGTGAAAGGATTACATTCATTTCCCTGCCCGCCAACGCCGGCTTTCCGTCAGCCTGTAATCGCGGCCTGCAGTTGGCTTCAGGGGACGAATTGCTGCTGCTCAATAATGATGTCATTGTATCGAAGAACTGGCTCGCCAATCTGAAGACTGCTCTGTACAGTTCTCCAAATACCGGTATTGTCGGTCCAGTGACGAATTATGCCAGCGGCCGGCAGCAGGTCGATACCCGGTATGCGGACATTGCCGGTTTCCACGCGGCGGCGGAAACTGCGAATATTCCCGATCCCTCTAAATGGAGCGAAACGAAGCGGCTGGTTGGTTTGTGTTTTTTATTCAAAAGGGAAGTGCTCGGGAAGGTTGGTCTGCTCGACGAAAGGTATTCTCCGGGTCATTATGAGGACGATGACTATTGTATGCGCGCCAGGCTTCACGGTTACCGGCTGCTGATTGCCGGCGATTGTCTGGTGCATCACGAGGGAAGTGCGAGCTTCAAGGAGGTCTACCGTTCCGGTTGGGGTGAACTGATCGAGCGCAATCGCAGATTGTATATCGAAAAATGGGGGATCGACCCCCAGCAATTTATTTAG
- a CDS encoding WIAG-tail domain codes for MSRSRKKLPSKAKKRLYFVDNPNIKELSILEDGWQQSWKGDMESEGEDIDLTFKPEESIAPVVKPEESITPVVKPEDNIAPAVKPIDNMEKEALALHSAAAANPVAFPSGEAADAAAEEDVKPETFSFAGKLEKEKRKIYTDDLSNGAVTGPKIAPRSIDGSKLKPGIIGAPWLQDYAVQTIHIADKAITSSKIAPESVSGEHLAEGSVSGGKLLDHSIGGEKLKAGSIGPEKLADRLIDASKIAERSIESRHLSECVVTTELLEEGAVTGDKIQSGSIAGRHLENGLIDRSKLADGSVGGDIIEDDSISGAKLEEGAIEGRHLANGIIGAKHLAPGAIGREQLVGRVIGGEQIQLGTVGSGHLTEGAVGSRELGNDSVQSSHLAPDSVTSGHIASGAIIGRHLADRGVTYAKLAEGAVGTAQLVEQAVTSSKIADQSVLGHKLADEVVSTRHIAKSAVRGPQLAPQSVGNAHLQREAVREEQLAADAVGPGQIQDSAVHSRHLAAGAVGGGELSGEAVGEGHLRPQSVTAAKLADGSVVASKLATGAVGGSALAPGAVSGEHIAFCAVGEKHFADSSVSARVLQDAAVDAEHLAAGAVDTRHLRKNSVAPIALQPGSVSGDKLAEGAVKDIHLAAEAVQPHHLADHAVTSLKLSPESVTSDKLGDCAVTAAKLADGSVQSAKLAASSVQSEHLADGSVEGRHIEEGAIHSEHLSQDIIGSEHISSLSVGVSHLLPDSVSSVQLQDGSVTANKLGENAVGSVHLAPESVGAVHLTDGSVRGRHIADGGITLQHLSDEVRSPDLLLDRSIAGSKLAPKSIGNDQLAEGAVGRAELQDEAVSGSKIAPYSIQSRHLEEASVQSSHLAPSSVAGEHLAASSVQSEHLAEGSVRKEAIEAGAVQSEHLSPAIIGGEHIRSSSIGLAHLLPGSVSSVKLQDGSVTADKLGEGAVHSEHLAVESVAGEHLAEGSVEGRHIIPGGVKLLHLSAEVRSPDLLPDGSIPGSKLAPKSIGSDRLAEGAVSGAELQDKSVTGSKIAPFSIQSRHLEEASVQSYHLGAEAVQPHHLADHAVTSLKLSPESITSDKLGDSAVTAAKLANGSVQSAKLAASAVQSEHLAEGSVGKKAIGPGAVQLEHLTPGIIGSEHIRSSSVGVSHLQPDSVSSVQLQDGSVTASKLGEGAVGSEHLIAEAVTGEHLVKGSVEGRHIAAGEITLQHLSAEVRSPELLPDGSLPGNKLAPKSIGSSRLADGAVGGAELQDEAVDSSKIAPFSIQSRHLEEASVKNYHLAPSSVGGEHLTASAVQSEHLAEGSVGKKAIGPGAIQSEHLTSSVIGGEHIRPSSVGVSHLQPDSVSSVQLQDGSVTASKLGEGAVGSEHLIAEAVTGEHLADGSVEGRHIAAGEITLQHLSPEVRSPELLPDGSLTGNKLAPKSIGSDRLAEGAVGGAELQDEAVDSSKIASFSIQSRHLEEESVQSYHLASSSIGSEQLAASSVQSEHLADGSVEGRHIAAGEITLQHLSPEVRSPELLPDGSLTGNKLAPKSIGSDRLAEGAVGGAELQDEAVDGPKIASFSIQSRHLEEESVQSYHLASSSIGSEQLSASSVQSEHLADGSVEGRHIAPGAVLPEHLTPGIIGGEHIRSSTVGVSHLLPDSVSSVQLQGGSVTAGKLGEGAVGSEHLAIESVTGEHLADSSVEGRHIAAGAVQPEHLTPGVIGGEHIRSSTVGLGHLQPDSVSSVQLQDGSVTAGKLSEGAISSEHLAIESVTGEHLADGSVEGRHIIPGGVKLLHLSAEVRSSELLPDSSIDGSKLAPKSIGSDRLAEGAVGRAELQNEAVDGSKIASFSIQSRHLEEESVKSYHLAPSSIDSEHFAASSVQSEHLADGSVGGRHIAAGTVQPEHLTPGIIGGEHIRSSSVGLGHLLPASVSSVQLQDGSVTADKLGEGAVRSEHLIPQAVTGEHLAESSIEGRHIAAGEITLQHLSAEVRSSELLPDSSIDGSKLAPKSIGSDRLAEGSVGGAELQDGAVDSSKIASFSIQSRHLEEESVKSYHLAPSSIVSEHLSASSVQSEHLAEYSVGKEAIAPGAIQSEHLTPGLIGGEHIRSESVGLGHLQPDSVSSVQIQDGSVTAGKLSEGVVGSEHLAIESVTGEHLAEGSVEGRHIAAGGITLQHLSPDVRSPELLPDSSITGNKLAPKSIGSDRLAEGAVGAAELQDEAVDGSKIASFSIQSRHLEEESVQSYHLAPSSIVSEHLSASSVQSEHLAEDSVEGRHIAPGGITLQHLSPEVRSPELLPDSSIDGSKLALKSIGSNRLADGAVGGAELQDEAVDGSKIASFSIQSRHLEEESVQSYHLAPSSVIGEHLSASAVQSEHLAEGSVEGRHIAAGGITLQHLSEEVRSPELLPDGSITGSKLAPKSIGGDRIAEGAVGGAELQDEAVDGSKIAPFSIQSSHLEEDSVQSCHIAPSSVGSEHLMREAVSPEHLTFNPVCSAGNRSTLQQFGMSAFMFAAGSDSVDVTVTFDEPFGHTGYVIVAMTNQPFFCASLKSRGSADAIIQVIRLHDTQHFYGVLSWIAIGAPAAKPAPEDRLFD; via the coding sequence GTGAGCAGATCCAGAAAGAAGCTGCCGAGCAAGGCGAAAAAACGGCTGTATTTTGTGGATAATCCCAACATCAAGGAACTGAGTATACTGGAAGACGGGTGGCAGCAGTCTTGGAAGGGTGATATGGAAAGTGAAGGGGAGGATATAGACCTGACCTTCAAACCGGAAGAAAGCATAGCCCCGGTCGTCAAACCGGAAGAAAGCATAACCCCGGTCGTCAAACCGGAAGACAACATAGCCCCGGCTGTCAAACCTATAGACAACATGGAAAAAGAGGCGCTGGCGCTGCACTCCGCGGCGGCTGCCAACCCGGTTGCGTTCCCTTCAGGGGAAGCGGCGGATGCCGCTGCCGAAGAAGACGTAAAGCCGGAGACGTTCTCTTTCGCCGGGAAACTCGAGAAAGAGAAGCGGAAGATATATACCGATGACCTGTCGAACGGAGCGGTGACCGGACCGAAAATTGCTCCACGCAGCATTGACGGATCGAAGCTGAAGCCTGGCATTATCGGCGCTCCCTGGCTCCAGGATTATGCAGTTCAAACCATCCATATCGCGGACAAGGCGATAACTTCAAGCAAAATCGCGCCTGAATCCGTGTCGGGCGAGCATTTGGCCGAAGGCAGCGTCTCCGGCGGCAAGCTGCTTGACCACTCCATCGGCGGCGAGAAGCTGAAGGCGGGCAGCATCGGTCCGGAGAAGCTGGCCGACCGTCTGATCGACGCCAGCAAAATCGCCGAGCGGTCGATTGAAAGCCGCCATTTGAGCGAATGCGTCGTCACTACCGAGCTGCTGGAGGAAGGAGCGGTCACCGGAGATAAAATCCAGAGCGGCTCGATTGCCGGCCGCCATCTGGAGAACGGCCTTATCGACCGTTCCAAGCTGGCTGACGGATCGGTCGGCGGCGACATCATCGAAGACGACTCCATTTCCGGAGCGAAGCTTGAGGAAGGCGCCATCGAGGGCCGCCATCTGGCAAATGGCATTATTGGAGCGAAGCATCTTGCGCCGGGAGCCATCGGCAGAGAACAGCTCGTAGGCCGGGTCATCGGCGGGGAGCAGATCCAGCTTGGCACCGTTGGCAGCGGGCATCTGACTGAAGGTGCAGTCGGCTCCAGGGAACTTGGCAATGACTCCGTGCAGAGTTCGCATCTTGCTCCGGACAGCGTCACCAGCGGGCATATCGCCAGCGGAGCGATTATCGGCCGCCATCTGGCGGACCGGGGCGTAACCTACGCCAAGCTGGCGGAAGGCGCTGTAGGCACGGCGCAGCTGGTGGAACAGGCGGTCACTTCGTCCAAGATTGCCGATCAGAGCGTGCTCGGGCACAAGCTGGCCGACGAGGTCGTGAGCACCCGGCATATCGCCAAATCCGCCGTGCGCGGTCCGCAGCTTGCGCCTCAGTCCGTGGGCAACGCCCACCTTCAGCGCGAAGCTGTAAGGGAAGAACAGCTTGCAGCTGATGCTGTGGGACCGGGCCAGATTCAGGACAGCGCGGTGCATTCCCGGCACCTGGCGGCCGGAGCCGTTGGGGGCGGGGAACTCTCCGGGGAAGCGGTGGGCGAAGGGCATCTTCGTCCGCAGAGCGTTACCGCCGCCAAGCTCGCTGACGGCAGCGTCGTTGCAAGCAAGCTGGCCACGGGTGCGGTCGGCGGATCCGCGCTTGCTCCGGGTGCAGTAAGCGGCGAGCATATCGCGTTCTGCGCGGTGGGAGAGAAGCATTTCGCCGATTCAAGCGTCAGCGCCCGCGTTCTGCAGGACGCTGCGGTGGATGCCGAGCATCTGGCAGCCGGAGCGGTGGATACCCGGCATTTGCGAAAGAACAGCGTAGCCCCTATTGCCCTTCAGCCAGGATCGGTGTCGGGGGATAAACTGGCGGAAGGAGCAGTAAAGGATATCCATCTTGCAGCAGAAGCAGTTCAACCCCATCACCTCGCGGATCATGCGGTGACCTCGCTCAAGCTGTCGCCCGAGAGCGTAACGAGCGATAAGCTCGGCGATTGCGCGGTAACTGCCGCCAAACTTGCGGACGGCAGTGTTCAATCCGCTAAGCTGGCCGCATCGTCCGTTCAATCGGAGCATCTGGCGGACGGCTCGGTGGAAGGCCGTCATATTGAGGAGGGTGCGATACATTCGGAGCATTTGTCCCAAGACATCATCGGCAGCGAGCATATCAGCTCCCTGTCTGTGGGCGTCAGCCATCTTCTGCCGGACTCGGTCTCATCCGTCCAGCTTCAGGACGGCAGCGTCACTGCCAATAAACTGGGTGAAAATGCGGTCGGTTCCGTACACTTGGCCCCAGAATCCGTCGGTGCGGTGCATCTGACGGACGGCTCGGTGAGAGGCCGGCATATCGCAGACGGCGGGATTACACTTCAGCATCTGTCAGATGAGGTGCGATCCCCGGATCTGCTGCTCGACAGATCAATTGCCGGAAGCAAGCTTGCGCCGAAGAGCATCGGCAATGATCAGTTGGCCGAAGGTGCGGTGGGCAGAGCGGAGCTTCAGGATGAAGCGGTGAGCGGTTCAAAGATCGCCCCCTATTCCATTCAATCCCGCCATCTGGAAGAGGCGAGCGTGCAGAGCTCCCATCTTGCTCCATCCTCCGTCGCCGGGGAGCACTTGGCGGCATCGTCCGTTCAATCGGAGCATCTGGCGGAAGGCTCGGTAAGGAAGGAAGCCATTGAGGCGGGCGCGGTTCAGTCGGAGCATTTGTCCCCAGCCATTATCGGCGGCGAACATATCCGCTCCTCATCCATCGGACTCGCCCATCTCCTGCCGGGTTCGGTCTCGTCCGTAAAGCTTCAGGACGGCAGCGTCACCGCTGACAAACTCGGCGAGGGAGCCGTTCACTCCGAGCATTTGGCCGTGGAATCTGTCGCTGGAGAACATCTGGCAGAAGGCTCGGTGGAAGGCCGCCATATCATCCCAGGCGGCGTAAAACTGCTGCATCTGTCGGCTGAGGTGCGATCCCCGGACCTGCTGCCCGATGGCTCGATCCCCGGAAGCAAGCTTGCGCCGAAGAGCATCGGCAGCGACCGGCTGGCTGAAGGTGCGGTAAGCGGAGCGGAGCTTCAGGATAAATCAGTGACCGGTTCGAAAATCGCCCCCTTCTCCATCCAGTCCCGCCATTTGGAAGAGGCGAGCGTACAGAGTTACCATCTTGGCGCAGAAGCGGTTCAGCCCCATCATCTGGCGGATCATGCGGTAACCTCGCTTAAGCTGTCGCCCGAGAGCATAACGAGCGATAAGCTCGGCGATTCCGCGGTAACTGCCGCCAAGCTTGCGAACGGCAGCGTCCAATCCGCCAAACTGGCGGCATCTGCTGTTCAATCGGAACATCTGGCGGAAGGCTCGGTAGGGAAGAAAGCCATCGGGCCCGGCGCGGTTCAATTGGAGCATTTGACCCCCGGCATTATAGGCAGCGAGCATATCCGCTCCTCATCCGTCGGTGTCAGCCATCTTCAACCGGACTCGGTCTCGTCCGTTCAGCTTCAGGACGGCAGCGTCACCGCCAGTAAGCTTGGTGAAGGAGCAGTCGGCTCCGAGCATTTGATCGCGGAAGCTGTCACTGGAGAACATCTGGTGAAAGGCTCAGTAGAGGGCCGCCATATTGCGGCAGGAGAAATTACGCTCCAGCATCTGTCGGCCGAGGTCCGCTCCCCGGAACTGCTGCCTGACGGCTCGCTCCCAGGTAATAAGCTCGCGCCCAAGAGCATCGGCAGCAGCCGGCTGGCGGATGGCGCCGTAGGCGGAGCGGAGCTTCAGGATGAAGCGGTAGACAGCTCGAAGATCGCCCCCTTCTCTATCCAGTCCCGGCATCTGGAAGAGGCGAGCGTGAAGAACTATCATCTTGCTCCATCCTCCGTCGGCGGCGAGCACTTGACGGCATCGGCTGTTCAATCGGAGCATCTGGCGGAAGGCTCGGTAGGGAAGAAGGCCATTGGGCCCGGTGCGATTCAATCGGAGCATTTGACCTCCAGCGTTATCGGCGGCGAGCATATCCGCCCCTCATCCGTCGGTGTCAGCCATCTTCAACCGGATTCGGTCTCATCCGTTCAGCTTCAGGACGGCAGCGTCACCGCCAGTAAACTTGGTGAAGGAGCTGTCGGTTCGGAGCATTTGATCGCGGAAGCCGTCACCGGAGAACATCTGGCGGACGGCTCGGTGGAAGGCCGGCATATTGCGGCTGGCGAAATTACACTCCAGCATCTGTCGCCCGAGGTTCGCTCCCCGGAGCTGCTGCCTGACGGCTCGCTTACCGGAAATAAGCTTGCGCCGAAGAGCATCGGCAGCGACCGGCTGGCGGAAGGCGCGGTGGGCGGAGCGGAGCTTCAGGATGAAGCGGTGGACAGCTCGAAGATCGCCTCCTTCTCCATTCAGTCCCGCCATCTGGAAGAAGAGAGCGTACAGAGCTATCATCTTGCTTCATCCTCCATCGGCAGCGAACAATTGGCGGCATCGTCCGTTCAATCGGAACACCTGGCGGACGGTTCGGTGGAAGGCCGCCATATCGCAGCGGGCGAAATTACGCTCCAGCATCTGTCGCCCGAGGTACGCTCCCCGGAACTGCTGCCCGACGGCTCGCTTACCGGAAATAAGCTTGCGCCGAAGAGCATTGGCAGCGACCGGCTGGCAGAAGGCGCGGTAGGCGGAGCGGAGCTTCAGGATGAAGCGGTGGACGGCCCGAAGATCGCCTCCTTCTCCATTCAGTCCCGCCATCTGGAAGAAGAGAGCGTACAGAGCTATCATCTTGCTTCATCCTCTATCGGCAGCGAACAATTGTCGGCATCGTCCGTTCAATCAGAACACCTGGCGGACGGCTCGGTGGAAGGCCGGCATATCGCGCCGGGCGCGGTTCTGCCGGAGCATTTGACCCCCGGCATTATCGGCGGCGAGCATATCCGCTCCTCAACCGTCGGTGTCAGCCATCTTCTGCCGGACTCGGTCTCATCCGTCCAGCTTCAGGGCGGCAGCGTTACCGCCGGCAAACTGGGTGAAGGAGCCGTCGGTTCGGAGCATTTGGCCATCGAATCCGTCACTGGAGAACATCTGGCGGACAGTTCGGTGGAAGGCCGCCATATTGCAGCGGGCGCGGTTCAGCCGGAGCATTTGACCCCTGGTGTAATCGGCGGCGAGCATATCCGCTCCTCAACCGTCGGACTCGGCCATCTTCAGCCGGACTCGGTTTCATCCGTTCAGCTTCAGGACGGCAGTGTCACCGCCGGCAAACTGAGTGAGGGGGCCATCAGTTCGGAGCATTTGGCCATCGAATCCGTCACTGGAGAACATCTGGCGGACGGCTCGGTAGAAGGCCGCCATATCATTCCCGGCGGTGTAAAACTGCTGCATCTCTCGGCTGAGGTTCGCTCTTCGGAGCTGCTGCCCGACAGCTCGATTGACGGAAGCAAGCTTGCGCCCAAGAGCATCGGCAGCGACCGGCTGGCGGAAGGCGCGGTGGGCCGAGCGGAGCTTCAGAACGAAGCGGTGGACGGCTCGAAGATCGCCTCATTCTCCATTCAGTCCCGCCATCTGGAAGAAGAGAGCGTGAAAAGTTACCATCTTGCTCCTTCCTCCATTGACAGTGAGCACTTCGCGGCCTCTTCCGTTCAATCGGAGCATTTGGCGGACGGCTCGGTGGGAGGCCGCCATATCGCGGCGGGCACGGTTCAGCCGGAGCATTTGACCCCCGGCATTATCGGCGGCGAGCATATCCGCTCCTCATCCGTCGGCCTCGGCCATCTCCTGCCGGCCTCGGTCTCGTCCGTTCAGCTTCAGGACGGCAGCGTTACCGCTGATAAACTGGGTGAAGGAGCCGTCCGTTCGGAGCATTTGATCCCGCAAGCCGTCACTGGAGAACATCTGGCGGAAAGCTCGATAGAGGGTCGCCATATCGCGGCAGGCGAAATTACGCTCCAGCATCTGTCGGCTGAGGTTCGCTCTTCGGAACTGCTCCCCGACAGCTCGATTGACGGAAGCAAGCTTGCGCCCAAGAGCATCGGCAGCGACCGGCTGGCCGAAGGCTCGGTAGGTGGAGCGGAGCTCCAGGATGGAGCGGTGGACAGCTCGAAGATCGCCTCATTCTCCATTCAGTCCCGCCATCTGGAAGAAGAGAGCGTGAAAAGTTACCATCTTGCCCCTTCCTCCATTGTCAGTGAGCACTTGTCGGCATCGTCCGTTCAATCGGAGCATCTGGCGGAATATTCGGTGGGGAAGGAAGCCATCGCCCCGGGCGCGATTCAGTCGGAGCATTTAACCCCCGGCCTAATCGGCGGCGAGCATATCCGCTCCGAATCCGTCGGACTCGGCCACCTTCAGCCGGACTCAGTCTCGTCCGTTCAGATTCAGGATGGCAGTGTCACCGCAGGCAAACTGAGTGAGGGAGTCGTAGGTTCGGAGCATTTGGCCATCGAATCCGTCACTGGAGAGCATCTGGCGGAAGGCTCGGTAGAAGGCCGCCATATCGCGGCGGGCGGAATTACGCTCCAGCATCTGTCACCCGATGTTCGTTCTCCGGAGCTGCTGCCCGACAGCTCGATTACCGGAAATAAGCTTGCGCCCAAGAGCATCGGCAGCGACCGGTTGGCGGAAGGCGCGGTGGGCGCAGCGGAGCTTCAGGATGAAGCGGTAGACGGCTCGAAGATTGCCTCCTTTTCCATCCAATCCCGCCATCTGGAAGAAGAGAGCGTGCAGAGTTACCATCTTGCCCCTTCCTCCATTGTCAGTGAACACTTGTCAGCATCTTCCGTTCAATCCGAGCATCTGGCGGAAGATTCGGTGGAAGGCCGTCATATCGCACCGGGTGGAATTACACTTCAGCATCTGTCGCCCGAGGTGCGATCCCCGGAGCTGCTGCCCGACAGCTCGATTGACGGAAGCAAGCTTGCGCTGAAGAGCATCGGCAGCAACCGGCTGGCGGATGGAGCGGTAGGCGGAGCGGAACTTCAGGACGAAGCGGTGGACGGTTCGAAGATCGCCTCCTTCTCTATTCAGTCCCGCCATCTGGAAGAAGAGAGCGTGCAGAGCTACCATCTTGCCCCTTCCTCCGTAATCGGTGAGCACTTGTCGGCATCGGCTGTTCAATCCGAGCATCTGGCGGAAGGCTCGGTGGAAGGCCGCCATATCGCGGCTGGCGGGATTACGCTTCAGCATCTGTCCGAGGAAGTGCGCTCCCCGGAGCTGTTGCCCGACGGATCAATCACCGGCAGCAAGCTTGCGCCGAAAAGCATCGGTGGCGACCGGATTGCGGAAGGCGCGGTAGGCGGAGCGGAGCTTCAGGATGAAGCGGTGGACGGCTCGAAGATCGCCCCGTTTTCTATCCAGTCCAGCCATCTGGAGGAGGACAGCGTGCAGAGCTGCCATATTGCTCCATCTTCCGTAGGCAGTGAGCATCTGATGCGTGAAGCGGTGAGTCCTGAACATTTGACCTTCAATCCGGTGTGCAGCGCAGGAAACCGGTCAACGCTGCAGCAGTTCGGAATGTCAGCTTTCATGTTCGCCGCAGGATCAGACAGCGTGGATGTGACAGTGACGTTCGATGAGCCGTTCGGTCACACGGGCTATGTTATAGTTGCCATGACTAACCAGCCCTTCTTCTGTGCATCGTTAAAAAGCAGAGGAAGCGCGGATGCCATTATTCAAGTTATTCGTCTGCACGACACTCAGCATTTCTACGGCGTTCTCTCCTGGATCGCTATCGGAGCTCCTGCGGCGAAGCCTGCTCCTGAGGACCGTTTATTCGATTAA
- a CDS encoding glycosyltransferase family 2 protein, translating into MKRAAKRSRRARRSPLRRAARSHKAVYAGNHPEPLVSVIIPAMNEAGTIAAAVTEARKVDPRCEVIVVANGSSDGTAEIAASCGARVISCAEPLGHDVGRSVGAESAKGEILLFTDGDLVIPAKELRPFAAAVRGGADIALNNYSGPVRRHHPHPVVLSKHALNILLRRPDLKGSSMTAVPHALSRRALDTLGSGLLSSPPVAQAKAVMEGLRVVAANKVPVGRMNVIRPKTDGTDPLQQIIVADHLRAVSLVLEQCGGRAGFGDGARRREMVR; encoded by the coding sequence ATGAAGCGAGCAGCAAAGCGCTCCCGCCGAGCCCGGCGTTCCCCTCTACGCCGCGCGGCCCGGTCTCATAAAGCCGTATACGCCGGCAATCATCCCGAGCCGCTTGTGTCCGTCATTATTCCGGCAATGAATGAAGCCGGTACGATTGCAGCGGCCGTCACGGAAGCAAGAAAGGTCGATCCGCGCTGTGAAGTCATTGTTGTGGCCAACGGCTCTTCAGATGGCACTGCAGAGATTGCCGCATCCTGCGGAGCGCGCGTGATTTCCTGCGCGGAACCGCTGGGACATGATGTTGGCCGCAGCGTCGGGGCGGAGTCGGCGAAGGGTGAGATTCTTTTGTTTACGGACGGCGATCTCGTTATTCCTGCGAAAGAGCTCCGCCCTTTTGCGGCGGCTGTAAGAGGAGGCGCAGACATCGCATTGAACAATTATTCCGGACCGGTGCGCCGTCACCATCCCCATCCGGTTGTACTCTCCAAGCATGCGCTCAATATATTGCTGCGCCGTCCGGACCTGAAAGGCAGTTCGATGACGGCGGTTCCGCACGCGCTGAGCCGCAGGGCGCTGGACACGCTCGGCAGCGGGCTGCTGTCATCGCCTCCGGTGGCGCAGGCCAAGGCTGTTATGGAAGGGCTTAGGGTAGTAGCGGCGAATAAAGTGCCCGTCGGCCGAATGAATGTCATCCGCCCCAAAACGGATGGAACGGACCCTTTGCAGCAGATAATCGTCGCGGATCATCTCCGGGCGGTTTCCCTGGTGCTTGAGCAGTGCGGCGGGAGAGCGGGATTCGGCGACGGAGCCCGGCGGCGGGAGATGGTGAGGTGA